A window of the Phaseolus vulgaris cultivar G19833 chromosome 5, P. vulgaris v2.0, whole genome shotgun sequence genome harbors these coding sequences:
- the LOC137834405 gene encoding uncharacterized protein — protein sequence MAEIAGTKETTVQLSQLNTMNQSVEQLNLMNNCLYLHPSENLVVPLVSPALDSTNYHSWSKSIITALSAKNKVEFVLGTCPCPLKNHPTYSAWYRCNNMVVSWLVHSVSIPIRQSIVWMDIALDIWNDLKSRYSQGDLPRISYLEPGVASLHQGELTVTDYFTKLRIIGMN from the coding sequence ATGGCTGAAATCGCTGGAACTAAAGAAACCACAGTGCAATTGTCTCAGCTGAATACAATGAATCAATCGGTGGAACAATTGAATTTGATGAACAACTGCCTTTATCTCCATCCCAGTGAGAACCTTGTTGTCCCTTTGGTCTCGCCGGCATTGGACTCTACAAATTATCACTCTTGGAGTAAGTCGATTATAACGGCGTTGAGCGCGAAAAATAAGGTGGAGTTTGTCCTTGGCACGTGCCCATGTCCGCTCAAGAACCATCCCACTTACTCGGCTTGGTACAGATGCAACAATATGGTCGTCTCGTGGTTAGTCCATTCTGTCTCTATTCCCATTAGACAAAGCATCGTATGGATGGATATAGCTTTAGATATATGGAATGATTTGAAGAGTAGATATTCTCAGGGGGATTTACCTAGAATTTCATATTTAGAACCGGGAGTTGCTTCTTTACATCAAGGTGAATTGACAGTAACTGACTATTTCACTAAGCTGAGAATAATTGGTATGAACTAG